A window of Adhaeribacter arboris genomic DNA:
ATCTTTAATAAAGACGGGAATCTTATTCAGCACGGAGCCTGGGAAGAAACTATTATCAATGAAATTTACATCATCCGGAAGCCGGGTTCCCGATCGCTGTTTTACATTTTTTACGTGGGTGCTACCAGTACCAATAACACATTTATTAACTCAGTGAAGTATAAAACCGTAGACATCACGGCAAATGGAGGATGGGGAGCCGCCTTAGAGGAAGCTAAAACGATTTACTCCACTTTACACGGCTCCTTTACCGTTTCCGCGCTTTGCGCCAATAATACGTACTGGCTGGTAGGCGAAGCCGACCGGAATGTTAGTACTGGCTCCGACCAGTTACTAGCTTTTCGCATAACCGTAGACGGCGTATCGCTTAATCCGGTGCGCTCCGTACCCGTATCCATTGGCAATTCCAGTGGTTTAAAGTTTTCTCCTAAAGGCGATAAAATAGTATTTGGCTATGATGGTAATGGTTTTGAAGGAACGGATGTGGCTAATTTTAATACCGAAACGGGAGAAATAACCAAATCCATCCGGTTGGAGCAAAGAGGCTGGAACGCAGAATTCTCGGCCTCAGGTAACAGAATCTATCTTAGTGGCTTATATAATAACCCCGGGAAAGTATGGCAGTTTGACCTTAGCACGAATGATGCCCAACAAATAATAGCTTCTAAGACACTGGTTTACGCGGGACCAGGGCATTTTGAATCGTTACAGTTGGCTCCCGATGGAAAAATTTACTTAACGCAACCAGATAATAAAAAAGCGCTGGCGGTGATAACTTACCCGGAACGGTTAGGAGCCGCCTGTGCAGTTACTCCTGATGCCATTACGCTGCCCAAAGAGATAGAAGGCCGATTGCCCACTTTTGCCGCTAATTTTTTATCAGACTATACCTTTCAACCCGATGCTGGTCCGGACAAAGAGGTATGTCAAAACCAACAAGTGACGCTGGGAGGCACGAGTAACAATCAATTTACTTACCGCTGGGAACCAGCTAATTACCTCAGCGATCCGACTTCTTATCACCCAACTTTCCAGTATGCCGATACTATTACTAAAAAGATAGAAGTAAATTACACCCTGTACGTAAACGATGGCAGTTGCGTACGGGTGGACGAAGTAGTGGTTTCGGTATTCCCGATCCCGGAAAAAACATCTATAAATGGCAGCCGATCCGTTTGTCCGGGAGTGGAACAAGTAGAGTACACCGTTGTGGCACACGCAGGATACCGTTACCAATGGTCGGTAATGGGGGGGCAGTTGGTAAGCGGGCAAGGTAGTAATGCCGTTAAAGTAAATTGGGGAGCCACAAACGCCCATGCGCAGGTGAAAGTAATAGTACTAAACCAATTTAACTGCGCGAGTGAAGCAACTATATTACCTGTGCGCATTAACGTAGAATTAAAACCAGAAACACCGCAAGGCGCTGATGTAATCTGCCTGAATCAATCAGCCCAAAACGTGTATTCGGTTATCTATACCAATGGCTCGGTATATACCTGGGGTATACAAGGCGGGAAGATAACATCCGGGCAAGGTACCAGCTTAGTAAGCGTTGATTGGATGGGTTTAGGAGAACATAAAATTTGGATTCAAGAAAAAAGTACCACCGTAGACACGATTTGCTTCGGAGTTTCTGATACACTTCGGGTGAAAATTTTTAAAGATTCTACTGCTTTAATGATGCAGAATGTAAGCGTAAGTCTTACCGATGAAAAGCAAGTGGAAGTAACCTGGGCCAGTTCAGATAATGATCGTTTGCAAGGTCCGCTTACTTTGTGGCGCCGGCCATTTGGTACCACCACCTGGACTGTGGTTAGTAACCCTGGCAACTCCCCTTTCACTGATGCTGATATTACAACTGATGCGAGTATCTATGAATATCAAATTGGCGCTTTTAATGGTTGTAATGAATCTATTAAGAGCGACTCTCACCATACCATTCAGCTAAAGGCCGAAGCTCTAGAGAATAACTCCAAAATTACTCTAGCTTGGAATGCCTATGATGGTTGGCCAGACGGGGTGGAACGTTACGAAATTTGGCGCCAATTAGATGATGAATCAGATTTAAAACTGGTTGCCCAGGTTACTCCGGAGAACCTTACCTTTGTTGAACTTTCTGCTACCGCTGGTTTTACGCACCTGTACCGCATTAAAGCGATTGCCCGCAACAGTTCTTTTAGTTCTTGGTCGAACGCGGTAAACCTTTCTTTTTCACATGCACCCTTAATTCCTAATATCATCACTCCCAATGGCGATGGACGGAATGATTTTTTTACCATTCGATATATAGAGCTTTATCCGGACAATCAATTAACCATCTATAACCGGTGGGGACAGCCCGTATGGGAAAAAGAAAAGTATGATAATAGTTGGTCAGCGGCAAACCTAACTGTAGGTACTTACTATTATAACCTATTGCTTCGGAAAACAGGAAAGCAAATAAAAGGATGGGTTGAAGTGGTCCGTTAAAAAAGTAGATACAGCAACTATAGTAAGTAGCTATTTATACAGACATGCCTTTTTATTGCCTACCAGCTAATTGAAAATCTACCTTTAATAGAGTGCTTAAAATATGCTTCGTTTTAAAACTAACAAATGATTAAAGAGCAATTACAGCTTTGATTAAAAACAAAAAACCTGTTCTGTAATAACAGGTTTTTTGTTTTTAATGTTAACACTCTCAATTATTCTAATCCCAGAACCTTACGGTTATAAGCTTCGTCGGAGCCAGTGCCGGCAAAATCATCAAATGCCCGTTCCGTACGGCGAATAATATGCTGCTGAATAAACGGTGCGCCTTCGGCGGCACCATCTTCGGGGTGTTTAATGGCACACTCCCATTCCAACACAGCCCAGCCTTCGTAATTATACTGCGCCAGCTTGCTGAAGATGCCCATAAAATCTACCTGGCCATCGCCTAAAGAACGGAAACGGCCCGGACGATCAATCCAATCCTGGTAGCCGCCGTACACCCCGGAACGGCCAGTTGGGTTAAACTCCGCGTCTTTTACGTGGAACATTTTAATGTGCTCGTGGTAAATATCAATGTATTGCAGATAGTCTAATTGCTGCAGCACAAAGTGGCTCGGATCGTACAATAAATTTACCCGTTTGTGATTACCCGTAGCCGCTAAAAACCGTTCGAACGTAACGCCATCGTGCAAGTCTTCACCGGGGTGAATTTCGTAGCATAAATCTACTCCTACTTCGTCAAAAGCATTTAAGATAGGCCGCCAACGATCTGCTAACTCTTTAAAACCCGTTTCTACTAAACCCGCCGGGCGTTGCGGCCAGGGATAAACAGTATGCCACAACAACGCTCCGGAGAAAGTAGCGTGCGCATTTAAACCTAAGTTCTGGCTAGCCTTAGCCGCGTATTTTAATTGTTGTACCGCCCATTCGGTACGGGCTTTCGGGTTATTACGGTATTCGGCCGGGGCAAAGCCATCAAACATGGCGTCGTAAGCCGGGTGCACCGCTACTAATTGCCCTTGTAAGTGAGTAGATAATTCCGTTATTTCTACCCCAGCGGCTTGGGCTACGCCTTTAAATTCATCGGCGTACGTTTTGCTTTCGGCCAGTTGTTTTAAATCTACAATGCTGCCCGCCCAGGTAGGAATTTGTACACCTTTATAGCCTAAACCAGCGGCCCATTTACAGATGCTTGCAAAAGAATTAAAGGGGGCTTCATCGCCCAAAAACTGCGCTAAAAATATTCCAGGTCCTTTCATGTATGTTTGGTTGATAGTCCATGGACGACAGTCCACAGAGGGGTTAAACAATATACTTAGTCGATAGTCCATAGACCATAGTTTACAAATGTTATTAAGTTATTTAGCCGATAATCGAGGATTCATGGACTATGGTCTATGGACCATCGACTATCGACTAAATAACAAACTTCGTCCATTTCTGGTCAGAGTGGGCCGAAGCCAAACAAGTATCAATAAAAGCTAGGCCACGAATTCCTTCTTCAATACCCGGAAAGTCCATGTAAATAGGATTCGGTTCTTCGCCGTTCATGCGGGCACGTAACGTAATGGCAAAGTTGCGGTATAAATTGGCAAAGGCTTCCAGAAACGCCTCGGGGTGACCGGCCGGTACCCGGATGTGGGCTTTAGTCGCTTCGGATTGTTGCCCAACGCCCGGCCGCAATCTGCGCGCGCCTTCTTCGTTGGTTTTGTAGATAAGCGTATTAGGATCCATTTGCCACCATTGCAAACCGCCAAACTCTCCGTAAACCCGGATGTTTAAATCGTTTTCTTCACCGTTGGCAATCTGGCTGGCGTGCAATACGCCTTTGGCCCCGTTGTCGAACCGCAACAACACGTTACCGTCGTCTTCCAATTTGCGGCCTTCCACAAAAGTGGTCAGGTCGGCGCAAAGCTCGGTAATTTTTAACCCGGTGATGTATTCGGCTAAGTTTTCGGCGTGCGTACCTATGTCGCCCATGCAACCGGCCGCACCGGAACGGGCGGGGTCGGTGCGCCAATCGGCTTGTTTGTTGCCGGTAGCTTCTAATAGTTGCGCCAACCAGCCCTGCGGATATTCCACAATTACCTTCCGGATTTTGCCCAGTTTGCCGCTTTGGACCATGGCCCGGGCTTCTTTCACCATCGGGTAACCGGTGTAATTATGAGTCAGGCAAAACAGCAAACCCGTTTGGTCAATAATTTCTCTTAAATCTAAAGCTTCCTGCAAATTTAAGGTAACCGGCTTATCGCACACCACGTGAAAACCATTTTCTAAAGCCATTTTCGCGGGCGGAAAGTGCATGTGGTTTGGCGTTACAATTGACACAAAGTCCATGCGTTCGCCTTCGGGCAGTTCTTTTTCTTTTTGGATCATTTCCTCAAAATTAGCATATACCCGATCCGGTGGTAAACGTAGCGCTTCGCCCGAAGCTTTCGATTTTTCTGCGTTGCTACTAAAAGCGCCGCAAACTAAATCAATTTCCCCATCCAGAGCGGCTGCCATGCGGTGGACAGCACCAATAAAGGCGTCCTTTCCGCCGCCAATCATGCCCATTCTTAGTTTTCTGTTCATTGTTTACAGTAAGCGTTTATCTAATTTAAACTGGGTTAAGAGCAAATATTTTCTGTTACCCGGAAGGTCATACTTTGTTTCTAAAACTACTAGAAAGATTTAATATTTATTCCTACCCTGCCTTTCAAAAATAATAGTTACTACGGATATTTTCTATTAATAGAAGACTTTGTACCGGAAAAGAAATCAGGAATAATAAAAGTTACAGATGTAAGATTTTACTTGTTATTGTACAATTAACAATAAATAAGAAGATTAACTACACTTGTTACAACAAAGCACTACTTCTATTAAATAAATTGTAAATAAAACGCGCAAGTGGTTATTTCATTTGAAATATTTTAAATTAACCCCCTACTTTACGTCTGTAAAATCGAATCTGGCATCCTTCATCAGCGAATATATTATACCTTAAACTCATGAACCGTAGAAATTTCTTTCAAAAAGGCTTGGCTGCCAGTGCTGCGGTAGCACTAGGATCAGCTGCTCTTACTCCGGAAACCTTGGCTTCTCCTCTGGTTGCTCCCAAACGTAAATTTAAATTGAATTATGCGCCGCATTTCGGGATGTTTAAAAACAGCGCGGGCGACGACGTAGTGGATCAGCTTAAATTTATGGCTGATAATGGCTTTATGGCTCTGGAAGACAACGGCATGATGGGCCGGCCGCCGGCCGAACAAACCAAAATTGGCGAAACGCTAGCTAAATTAGGCATGACCATGGGTGTTTTTGTGGTAGATAAAGGGGGGAACGGTCAAAACACCTTAGCGGCCGGCAAGAAAGAGCACATGGATATTTTCCTGAACGGCTGCAAAAAAGCCGTGGAAACGGCCAAACGGGTGAATGCTAAGTGGATGACGGTAGTACCCGGCGATTTCCACCGGGATATTCCCATCGGCATTCAAACCGGTAATGTAATTGAAGCTTTGCGCCGAGGGGCCGAAATTCTGGAACCCAACAATTTAATAATGGTACTGGAGCCGCTCAGCGATTCGCCCAACCTTTTCCTGCGTAACTCCGACCAAACCTACATGATTTGTAAAGGAGTAAACAGTCCAGCCTGTAAAATCTTGTTCGATATGTACCACATGCAGAAAAACGAAGGCCGTATCATCTACAATCTCGACCAAACCTGGGAAGAAGTAGCCTATATCCAAATTGGGGACGAACCCGGTCGCAAAGAACCTACTACCGGCGAAATGAATTACCGCCGCATTTTCGAGCACATCTATAAAAAAGGGTATAAAGGCGTATTAGGCATGGAGCACGGCAATTCACAGCCGGGGAAAGAAGGCGAAAAAGCGTTAATTAACGCTTACGTAACCTCCGACGATTTTAGCGTTGCCTGATCTGTTTTCTAACTAAAATTTTACTAAATCAACAGCCAACTAATTTATTAAAACTGCCCGAAGAGCTGAAAGGTAATTTTAGTAAATCTGTAAGCTGTTAACCTCTGTTACCTACGCATTGCCCATGAAGAATAAAACAGGTTTTTCCACCTTTCAGGAAAAGCAATCCATTACGAAAAGTAATCCTTTTTTAAGTAAAACCAACGGACGCTTACTTTTAGGAGGTCTCCTGTGCCTGAGTGCCGCCTTTAGTACCAATATTCATAAAATCCGACCGGCCGACGATGATCTTTCAACGGGCTTTGAAGTAGCCAACGGCCTGGAGGTAAAAGCATTCGCCACGGAACCTTCCGTCCGCAATCCTACTAATATGGACATTGATGCCAAAGGCCGGGTTTGGGTGTGCGAAGGCGTAAATTACCGGCCCAAGCTTAACCCCACTAACAAAGGCCAGGAAGAGGGCGACCGCATTTTAATTTTAGAAGATACCGATGGTGATGGAAAAGCGGATAAAGAAAAAGTTTTTTATCAGGGCAACGATGTAAACGCGGCCTTAGGCATTGCGGTGCTGGGTAATAAAGCCATTGTTTCGGTATCGCCGAACGTATTTATATTTACCGACACCGATGGGGATGATAAGGCCGATAAAAAGGAACTATTGTTTACTGGCTTAAGCGGCGAGCAGCACGACCACGCTGTTCACGCTTTTACTTTTGGCCCGGATGGAAAATTATATTTTAACTTTGGGAACGAAGGCAAGCAAATAAAGGACAAAGAAGGTAAACCGTTGGTGGACCGGGAAGGCAACGAAATTGCCGACAATGGCAAACCTTACCGCCAAGGCATGGTTTTCCGCTGCGATATGGACGGTTCTAATATAGAAGTACTGGCCAATAACTTCCGGAACAACTACGAAGTAGCCGTCGATTCGTACGGCACTTTGTGGCAGTCGGATAACGACGACGATGGCAACCGCGGTGTCCGGATTAACTACGTGATGCCTTACGGGAATTATGGTTTCCGGGACCAGATGACGGGAGCCAGCTGGCAATCGCCGCGCACGAACCTGGAAGAAGAAATACCGCTCCGCCACTGGCATTTAAACGACCCCGGCGTAGTACCTAATTTACTGCAAACGGGTGCCGGTTCTCCCACGGGTATGGTAGTATACGAAGGAAATTTACTGCCTGCTACCTTCCAGGGCCAGATGATTCATTCCGATGCGGGTCCTAATGTAGTACGGGCTTACCCGGTACAAAACGACGGGGCGGGTTACAAAGCCGAAATCGTAAATATTTTAAAAACCAAAGAAGACAAATGGTTCCGGCCTTCCGATGTAACCATTGCTCCGG
This region includes:
- a CDS encoding sugar phosphate isomerase/epimerase family protein is translated as MKGPGIFLAQFLGDEAPFNSFASICKWAAGLGYKGVQIPTWAGSIVDLKQLAESKTYADEFKGVAQAAGVEITELSTHLQGQLVAVHPAYDAMFDGFAPAEYRNNPKARTEWAVQQLKYAAKASQNLGLNAHATFSGALLWHTVYPWPQRPAGLVETGFKELADRWRPILNAFDEVGVDLCYEIHPGEDLHDGVTFERFLAATGNHKRVNLLYDPSHFVLQQLDYLQYIDIYHEHIKMFHVKDAEFNPTGRSGVYGGYQDWIDRPGRFRSLGDGQVDFMGIFSKLAQYNYEGWAVLEWECAIKHPEDGAAEGAPFIQQHIIRRTERAFDDFAGTGSDEAYNRKVLGLE
- a CDS encoding T9SS type B sorting domain-containing protein; the encoded protein is MPQLKLIVRKVYLCITLVILSAPSYGQNEASVWYLGNGYGLDFNQGTPEVIKAGSDEGFPTYTYSNTAGQVLLSANQQGIFNKDGNLIQHGAWEETIINEIYIIRKPGSRSLFYIFYVGATSTNNTFINSVKYKTVDITANGGWGAALEEAKTIYSTLHGSFTVSALCANNTYWLVGEADRNVSTGSDQLLAFRITVDGVSLNPVRSVPVSIGNSSGLKFSPKGDKIVFGYDGNGFEGTDVANFNTETGEITKSIRLEQRGWNAEFSASGNRIYLSGLYNNPGKVWQFDLSTNDAQQIIASKTLVYAGPGHFESLQLAPDGKIYLTQPDNKKALAVITYPERLGAACAVTPDAITLPKEIEGRLPTFAANFLSDYTFQPDAGPDKEVCQNQQVTLGGTSNNQFTYRWEPANYLSDPTSYHPTFQYADTITKKIEVNYTLYVNDGSCVRVDEVVVSVFPIPEKTSINGSRSVCPGVEQVEYTVVAHAGYRYQWSVMGGQLVSGQGSNAVKVNWGATNAHAQVKVIVLNQFNCASEATILPVRINVELKPETPQGADVICLNQSAQNVYSVIYTNGSVYTWGIQGGKITSGQGTSLVSVDWMGLGEHKIWIQEKSTTVDTICFGVSDTLRVKIFKDSTALMMQNVSVSLTDEKQVEVTWASSDNDRLQGPLTLWRRPFGTTTWTVVSNPGNSPFTDADITTDASIYEYQIGAFNGCNESIKSDSHHTIQLKAEALENNSKITLAWNAYDGWPDGVERYEIWRQLDDESDLKLVAQVTPENLTFVELSATAGFTHLYRIKAIARNSSFSSWSNAVNLSFSHAPLIPNIITPNGDGRNDFFTIRYIELYPDNQLTIYNRWGQPVWEKEKYDNSWSAANLTVGTYYYNLLLRKTGKQIKGWVEVVR
- a CDS encoding TIM barrel protein, with the protein product MNRRNFFQKGLAASAAVALGSAALTPETLASPLVAPKRKFKLNYAPHFGMFKNSAGDDVVDQLKFMADNGFMALEDNGMMGRPPAEQTKIGETLAKLGMTMGVFVVDKGGNGQNTLAAGKKEHMDIFLNGCKKAVETAKRVNAKWMTVVPGDFHRDIPIGIQTGNVIEALRRGAEILEPNNLIMVLEPLSDSPNLFLRNSDQTYMICKGVNSPACKILFDMYHMQKNEGRIIYNLDQTWEEVAYIQIGDEPGRKEPTTGEMNYRRIFEHIYKKGYKGVLGMEHGNSQPGKEGEKALINAYVTSDDFSVA
- a CDS encoding Gfo/Idh/MocA family protein, which codes for MGMIGGGKDAFIGAVHRMAAALDGEIDLVCGAFSSNAEKSKASGEALRLPPDRVYANFEEMIQKEKELPEGERMDFVSIVTPNHMHFPPAKMALENGFHVVCDKPVTLNLQEALDLREIIDQTGLLFCLTHNYTGYPMVKEARAMVQSGKLGKIRKVIVEYPQGWLAQLLEATGNKQADWRTDPARSGAAGCMGDIGTHAENLAEYITGLKITELCADLTTFVEGRKLEDDGNVLLRFDNGAKGVLHASQIANGEENDLNIRVYGEFGGLQWWQMDPNTLIYKTNEEGARRLRPGVGQQSEATKAHIRVPAGHPEAFLEAFANLYRNFAITLRARMNGEEPNPIYMDFPGIEEGIRGLAFIDTCLASAHSDQKWTKFVI